A genomic stretch from Balaenoptera musculus isolate JJ_BM4_2016_0621 chromosome 9, mBalMus1.pri.v3, whole genome shotgun sequence includes:
- the LOC118900669 gene encoding M-phase-specific PLK1-interacting protein, with translation MHRQNFRPPTPPCPGPGVGGWGSGSSFRGTPGGGGARPPSPRDGYGSPHHTPPYGPRSRPYGSSHSPRHGGSFPGGRFGSPSPGGYPGNYSKSPAGSQQQFGYSPGQQQTHPQGSPRTSTPFGSGRGREKRMSNELESYFKPSMLEDPWAGLEPVSVVDISQQYSNTQTFTGKKGRYFC, from the exons ATGCACCGACAGAATTTCCGACCCCCGACTCCTCCTTGCCCCGGCCCGGGTGTAGGAGGTTGGGGTAGCGGGAGCAGCTTCCGGGGTACCCCGGGCGGAGGCGGAGCGCGGCCGCCATCCCCGCGGGACGGGTACGGGAGTCCACACCACACGCCGCCGTACGGGCCCAGGTCTAGGCCCTACGGGAGCAGCCACTCTCCGCGACACGGCGGCAGCTTCCCTGGGGGCCGGTTCGGGTCTCCGTCCCCTGGCGGCTACCCTGGCAACTACTCCAAGTCCCCCGCGGGGTCCCAGCAGCAATTCGGCTACTCCCCAGGGCAGCAGCAGACCCACCCCCAG GGTTCTCCAAGGACATCTACACCATTTGGATCAGGGCGtggtagagaaaagagaatgtcTAATGAGTTGGAAAGTTATTTCAAGCCTTCAATGCTTGAAGACCCTTGGGCTGGCCTAGAACCAGTATCTGTAGTGGATATAAGCCAACAATACAGCAATACGCAAACATTCACAGGCAAAAAAGGAAGATACTTttgttaa